GCACCCTCGAGGCGGAGCACCCGCAGCTCGCGCGCGAGGATTCGCCCACCCGCACCGTCGGGAATGCCGGCGTCGCCACGGGCCTCGCCCCGGTCCAGCACGCCGAGCGGATGCAGAGCCTGGACAACGTCTTCTCCCTGGAGGAGCTGCGCGAGTGGTGCGCCCATGCGAGCGCGGAGCTCGGCGGGAGCGTGCGCTGGCTGACCGAGCTGAAGATCGACGGGCTCGCCATCAACCTGCGCTACGAGCACGGGGAGCTCGTCACCGCCGCGACCCGCGGCGACGGCCGCACCGGCGAGGACGTCACCGAGAACGCCCTGCGCATCGAGGGGATCCCGCAGCGCCTGGCGGGGGAGGGGCACCCGGCCCTCGTGGAGGTGCGCGGCGAGGTGTTCATGCCCACCGCCGCCTTCGAGCGCCTGAACGACTTCCAGGTCGAGCTGCGGGAGCGCGCGGTCGCTGAGGCCCGCACCCGCTTCGAGTCCCGTCAGGCCACCGCCCAGCGCGCCTTCGACGAGGAGCGTGAGCAGCTCGCCGCCACTCGGCGCTTCCCCACCTTAGCCAACCCCCGCAACACCGCCGCCGGGGGCCTGCGCCAGCAGCTGGACAAGAAGGACGGGCTCGAGCGGGAGGCCGGCGAAGCGCGTCTCGGCGGGCTGCGCCTGACCGTCCACGGCCTCGGCGCCTGGTGCGACCCGCCGGTCGGCTCCCAGAGCGAGGTCTACGAGCTGCTGGCCTCCTGGGGACTGCCCACCTCGAGGTACATGCAGGTCAGCGAGTCGATCGACGAGGTCATCGCCTACGTCGAGCACTACGGCGAGCACCGCCACGACGTCGAGCACGAGATCGACGGGATCGTCATCAAGGTCGACGCCTTCTCCCAGCAGCGCGCGCTCGGCTCCACCTCCCGCGCCCCCCGCTGGGCGACCGCCTTCAAGTACCCGCCCGAGGAGGTGACCACCAAGCTCCTGGACATCCAGGTGCAGGTGGGCCGCACCGGCCGGGTCACCCCCTTCGGCGTCATGGAGCCGGTCACCGTCGCCGGCTCCACCGTCGAGAAGGCGACCCTGCACAACCAGTTCGACGTGGAGCGCAAGGGCGTTCTCATCGGCGACACGATCATCCTGCGCAAGGCCGGTGACGTGATCCCCGAGATCCTCGGCCCCGTCGAGTCGCTGCGCGACGGCACCGAGCGGCCCTTCGTCATGCCGACCGAGTGCCCCTCCTGCGGCACCGAGATCCGGCCCGAGAAGGAGGGCGACAAGGACTGGCGCTGCCCCAACCAGCGCGACTGCCCCGCCCAGGTCACCGGCCGTGTCGAGCACGCGGGCTCCCGCGGCGCCTTCGACATCGAGTCCCTCGGTGAGGAGAGCGCGATCGCGCTGACCGACCCGGACAAGCGCCGCGGCGAGGCACTCGCGGCCCTCGCCGAGGGCCACGCGATCCACCTCCCGATCCGCGGCGTCGAGGACGTGGAGCTCGAGCGCTTCGTCGTGCTGCGCAACGGCGAGGTCTCGCAGGGCAACGACGGGGTGCCGCTGCTGCGCCTGACCTCCGCGGACGACCCGCTGCTGCCCGCCCTGCAGACCCCGGTCATCACCACCGGCGAAGACCTCTTCGACCTCACCGCCGAGAAGGTGCGCGAGGTGTTCGTATGGCAGCCCGAGCGGCGCGACGGCGTCCCCACCGGCGACTGGCGCATCCAGCCCGCCTTCTGGTCCCGCCCCCAGTTCCGCCACTACAAGCGCGGCGACGAGTGGCGCGAGGTGAAGCAGCCGGGCGTCCTGAAGACCACCGAGCTGCTGCTCAGCGAGCTGGAGAAGGCGAAGGGCCAGCCGCTGTGGCGGGTGCTCGTGGCGCTCTCGATCCGGCACGTGGGCCCCACCGCCGCGAGGTCGCTCGCCACCGCCTACGGCACGATGGACGCGATCCGGGAGGCGAGCGTCGAGCAGCTCGCCGAGACCGACGGGGTCGGGCAGATCATTGCCGAGGCCGTGGTCGAGTGGTTCTCCGTGGACTGGCACCGCGCGCTCGTGGACGGCTGGGCCGCCTCCGGCGTGCGCATGGCCGACGAGGTCGAGGAGGGCTTCGTGAAGACTCTCGAAGGCTTGACCATCGTGGTCACCGGCGGGCTCGAGGGCTTCACCCGGGACGGCGCGAAGGAGGCGATCATCTCCCGCGGCGGCAAGGCCTCGGGCTCGGTCTCCAAGAAGACGAGCTTCGTGGTGGTCGGCGAGAACGCCGGTTCCAAGGAGACCAAGGCCCGCGACCTGGGCCTGACGATCCTCGACGAGGCCGGGTTCGTGCAGCTGCTCGAGCACGGCCCGGAGGCGGTGACGCCGGACGAGGACGCCGCCGCGGTCGACGGGGCAGACTCTGACGCCGACGCGGCCGACGCCGACTGACCCCGCCGACGCCGACTGACCCCGCCGTCGCTCAGGCCTGCTGGGCGAGTGCGAGCGGCAGCACCGGGCCGGACCCGGCGCGGCGCAGCAGCCGGGCGGCGACCGCCATGGTCCAGCGCGTGTCGATCGCGTCGTCGACCAGCAGCACCGGCGCCCCGTCCAGCGCGTCGAGCCGCGCCTGCAGCTCGGGACCGACGGCGAAGCGCTCCCACAGGTCCGCGACGCGGAAGGCGCTGTTGCCGCCGCCGCGCAACGGCTGGGCGCCCGGGGCGAGGTCGAGGGCGCCGAGGTCCTCGAGCCGACCGATCGCCGCGATCCCGGAGGCCAGGGAGCCGACCAGCTGCGGGCGGGTGGTCGAGGGGATCCGCACCACGGCTGCGGGCCGCTGCGCCCAGTCCCAGTCCTTCAGCACCTCGACGATCCGCCCGCCGATCCGCTCGGGGACCACGGCATCGACCGGGCGGCCGTCCTCGTCGGTGCGCAGCAGCTCCCGCAGCGGCACCGCCCAGCCGAGGTCGGACATGCGGGCGATGACCCGGCCCTCGGCGGCCCGCTCGCCCTCGGGGATCCGGCCCTTCGGCGCGCCGGCGCCGAGCAGCCGGTCCAGCCCGGACGGCCAGCTCGCCCGCGGCTCCACCGGCACGCCGACCCGCTCCAGCAGCGCCGCGACCCGGGAGTCCTCCGGCCCCTCGCCCGCGCCCGCCGATGCCCCGGCGGCGTCCGGCGAGGGATACCAGGCCCCGGCGCACACGTCGCAGCGCCCGCAGGGCTCGGCGGTCGTGTCGTCCAGTTGCTCGGCGAGGAACACCATCCGGCACTGCTCGGGCCCGCCGGCGAGCCGCTCGTAGGCGAGCATGGCCTGCTGCTCATCGCGGCGGGCCCTGGCCACGTTCTCGTAGCGCGCGGCGTCGTAGTGCCACGGCGCGCCGGTGGAGACCCAGCCGCCCTTGACGCTCTGCACCGCCCCGTCCACGGCGAGCACCTTCAGCAGCAGCTCCAGGGCGCTGCGGCGCACGTCCACCCGCGCCTCGAGCGCCGGGGTGCTGAGCGGCCCGCCCGCCTCCGCGAGCGCGGCGAGGACCTGGGAGGCGGACTCCTGCGTGGGCATGGAGGCCGTCGCGAAGTACTCCCAGATCGCCCGGTCCTCCTTCCCCGGCAGCAGCAGCACGTCGGCCCGGTCGGTCGCGCGTCCCGCACGGCCCACCTGCTGGTAGTAGGCGACCGGGGAGCTGGGGGCGCCGAGGTGGATCACGAAGCCGAGGTCCGGCTTGTCGAACCCCATCCCGAGCGCGCTCGTCGCCGCGAGCGCCTTGACCTCGTTGTCCTTCAGCGCCTGCTCGAGCTCGGCCCGCTCCTCGGGATCGGTGCGGCCCGTGTAGGCGCGCACGCGCCGGCCCGGACGGTCCAGGAGCGCGGCGAGATCCTCCGCGGCGGAGACGGTCAGCGCGTAGATGATGCCGGAGCCCTCGAAGGAGTCCAGGTGCCGCACCAGATAGTCCAGACGCTGCCTGTCATCGGCGAGGCTCAGCGAGCCCAGTCGCAGCGACTCGCGGGTGAGGGGGCCGCGCAGGGTCAGCACCTCGCCGCCCGCACCGCCGGTGCCCAGCTGCTCGGCGACGTCGGCGACCACGCGCGAGTTCGCGGTCGCGGTGGTGGCGAGCACCGGCACGTCCGCGCCGAGCTCGCCGACCAGGTCCCGCAGCCGCCGGTAGTCGGGCCGGAAGTCGTGCCCCCAGTCGGAGATGCAGTGGGCCTCGTCGATCACCAGCAGACCGCAGCGGTCCACGAGCCGGGGCAGCTGCTCCTCCCGGAAGCGGGGGTTGACGAGGCGCTCGGGGGAGACCAGCAGCACGTCCACCGAGTCCGCGGCCAGCTGCTCCTCGATGTCCCGCCATTCGGTGGGGTTCGCCGAGCTGATCGCGGCGGCCCGCACCCCGGCCCGCTGCGCGGCGGCGACCTGGTCGCGCATGAGCGCGATGAGCGGGGAGATGATGAGCGCCGGCCCTGCCCCGCGCCGCCGCTGCAGAAGCGCGGAGAGGAAGTACACCGCGGACTTGCCCCAGCCGGTGCGCTGGACCACGAGCACCCGTCGGCGCTCGGCGACCAGCGCCTGGATCGCCTCGAACTGGCCGGGATGGAAGTCGGCGTCGGCCCGGCCGGTCAGCGCACGCAGCGCCTCGCGGGCCTCCTCGCGCAGGGCGGTGCTGTCGGTGGGGGCTGCGGGCGGGATGCTCATGCCCTCCAGTGTGACAAGCCCGCCCGACGCGCGAGCGCGACCGGGCGGGCTGTGGAGAAGATCGGTGTGGGGAGGATCAGTCGCCGGAGGGCGCATCGGCGCCGTTGGCAGACCCCTCAGCAGAACCCTCGGCGCCCGCGAGGCGCTCCCGCTCGAGGCGGCGCAGCCGCTCCGAGGTGCTCTCGCCGTCGCTCAGCGGATCCTCCTTGGTCGCCAGCGCCCGGCGCATCCGCTCCTCGAGCACCTGGGCCTCGCGGATCCGCGGATCGGTCGACGGCTCCTCGCCGTCCGACGGGTCGTGGGAGGTGAAGTCGATGTTGGGGTCGACGGACATGGCAGATCCCTTCGTGGACGACAGGCGAGAGCGAGTCTACCGGCCACGACGCCTCAGCACAGGCCCGTCGGCCGCCCCGAGGGCCACCTGCGATCCGCCCCTAGACTCGCCGACATGGCCCGTCGACCCCGCCGCTCCACCAGCCCCTCCCGCGCCGCCTCCCGCGCGGCGCAGCCCCTCACCGGCACCGCGCTCGTCGAGACGCTGCTCGGCGGCTGGCGGGCCCTGTCCCGCCTGGACGTGGACGGCTTCGCGATCCTCCGCTCCCGCGGCGTGACCCGGCGCGGGAACAGCGTCGTCCCGATCGAGCCGCCGACGGACCCCGCCGCCCTCGCCGCGGCGCTGGACCGCATCGACGCCCTCGTCGGCGCCGCCGGCGAACAGCCCACCTACCGCCTGTTCGACGTGGAGGGCCTGGACCCCGGACCCGTCGCCGCCGCCCTCGAGGCGCGGGGTGCCGCGGCGGGGGAGCCGACCCTCGTGCTCCAGCGCCCGCTCGACGGCCTCCGCACCGCCCCCGATGCGCGCGCGAGCATCGCCGTCGGCGCCCCTCCCGCGGACTGGCTGGAGGCATCCTGGCGCCTCGCTCCGCGCCCCGAGGAGGGCGCGCGCGAGACGCTCCGCGACCTCATGGCCGGGACCCCGGCGCTCTACCTCTCGTTCGGGGAGGACTCCCCGTCGGCCGACGGGCCTCCCGGTACTCCCGATCCGGGCGCCCGCGCCGTGGGCCGGGCGGCGCTCGTCCCGCACCGCCGGCGGACCATCGCCGTGCTCGACCAGATCGCCGTCGATCCCGCCCGTCGCCGCGAGGGGCTGGGACGTGCGGTCGTCGACTCCCTGCTCGCCCTCGCCGCCGTCCAGGGTGCGGACCTCGCCCTGCTCGAGGTCGATGGGGGCAACACCGCCGCCCGCGGGCTGTACCGCGCCGCGGGATTCGCACCCGTGGGGGAGTACCGGTATGTCGCCGGGGTCTGACGGCGCAGTGTCCGACCGCGCAGTGTCCGACCGCGCAGTGTCCGACCGTGCAGTGTCCGACCGTGCAGGGGCGTGACCGGCGCACCACGGGCACCGTCCGGCCCCGGGGCCAGGCCGTCCTAGACTGTCGGCATGCCTTCGATCGGACGAGATGACGTCGCACGCCTCGCCGACCTCGCACGGATCCAGCTGTCCGAGGAGGAGATCACCCGCTTCGCCGGTGAGTTCGACTCCATCATGGACGCTGTCGCCTCCGTCTCCGAGGTCGCCACCGAGGACGTCCCCGCGACCTCCCACCCCATTGCCATGACCAACGTCTTCCGCGAGGACGAGGTCACCGAGACCCTCACCCAGGCCGAGGCGCTCTCCGGCGCCCCCGAGGCCGAGGACGGCCGCTTCGCCGTCCCCCAGATCCTGGGCGAGGAGTGAGAGAGAGCATGAGCACCCCCACCACCAGCGCCGACATCACCCGCCGCAGCGCCGCCGCCCAGGCCGCCGCGCTCCGGGCCGGCGAGGTCACCTCCGAGGACCTCACCCGCGCACACCTGGACCGCATCGCCGCCGTCGACGGCGACCTGAACGCCTTCCTCCACGTCAGCGAGGAGGAGGCCCTGACCACCGCCCGCGACGTGGACACCCGCCGCGCCGCCGGCGAGGAGCTGCACCCGCTGGCCGGCATGCCGATCGCCGTCAAGGACGTCGTGGTCACCAAGGGCCAGCCCACCACCGCCGGCTCCAGGATCCTCGAGGGCTGGGTCCCCCCGTACGACGCGACCCTCGTCGAGAAGATCCGCGCCGCCGGCCTGCCGATCCTCGGCAAGACCAACATGGACGAGTTCGCGATGGGCTCCTCCACCGAGACCAGCGCCTACGGCCCCACCCGCAACCCCTGGGACCGCGATCGCATCCCCGGCGGCTCCGGCGGCGGCTCCGCCGCGGCGGTCGGCTCCTACGAGGCGCCGCTCGCGATCGGCACCGACACCGGCGGCTCGATCCGCCAGCCCGGCGCCGTCACCGGCACCGTGGGCGTCAAGCCCACCTACGGCTCGATCTCCCGCTACGGCCTGATCGCCATGGCCAGCTCTCTGGACCAGGCCGGGCCCGTCACCCGCACAGTCGAGGACTCCGCGCTGCTGCACGAGCTGATCGCCGGGCACGACCTGCGCGACTCGACCTCCCTGCCCGACCCCGTCGGCCCCTACGCCGAGGCGGCCCGCCGCCAGGACGTCAAGGGCATGCGCGTCGGCGTCATCGAGGAGCTCGAGGGCGAGGGCTTCGCCCCCGAGGTCCGCGCCCGCTTCACCGAGTCGCTCGAGAAGCTCGAGCAGGCCGGCGCGGAGATCGTGCGCGTCTCCTGCCCGAACTTCCGCTACGCCCTCGGCGCCTACTACCTGATCATGCCCTCGGAGGCGTCCTCGAACCTCGCCAAGTTCGACGGCATGCGCTACGGGCTGCGGGTCGTCCCCGAGGACCACCCCACCGCCGAGAACGTCATGAAGGCCACCCGCGGCGCCGGCTTCGGCGACGAGGTCAAGCGCCGCATCCTGTTGGGCACCTACGCGCTCTCGGCCGGCTACTACGACGCCTACTACGGCAGCGCCCAGAAGGTTCGCACCCTCGTGCAGCGCGACTTCGCCGCCGCCTTCGAGAAGGTGGACGTGCTCGCCTCGCCCACCTCCCCGACCGTCGCCTTCCGCCTCGGCGAGAAGCTCGACGATCCGATGGCCATGTACCTCAACGACATCGCCACCATCCCCGCCAACCTCGCCGGCACCCCCGGCATCTCGCTGCCCTCGGGCCTGGCCGAGGACGGGCTGCCCGCCGGCATCCAGTTCCTCGCCCCCGCCCGGGCCGACGAGCGCCTGTACCAGGTCGGCGGTGCCCTCGAGGCGCTGCTCGAGGACGCCTGGGGCGGGCCGCTGCTGGCCCAGGCCCCCGAGCTCGCCGTCACCGCAGGAGGAGCCACCCGATGAGCACCGCTCAGACCGCTGATCTCGTCGACTTCGACGACGCGATCGACCGCTACGACCCGGTGCTCGGCATCGAGGTCCACGTCGAGCTCGGCACCGCCACCAAGATGTTCGACGGTGCGCCGAACATCTTCGCCGCCGAGCCGAACACCGCCGTCACGCCGACGTCGCTGGGCCTGCCCGGCTCGCTGCCGGTCGTGAACCGTCAGGCCGTCGAGTACGCGATCCGCATCGGCCTCGCACTGAACTGCTCGATCGCCGAGACCTGCCGCTTCGCGCGCAAGCAGTACTTCTACCCCGACCTCACCAAGAACTTCCAGACCTCGCAGTACGACGAGCCCATCGCCTTCGACGGCTGGGTCGACGTCGAGCTCGAGGACGGGGAGATCGTGCGCGTCGAGATCGAGCGCGCGCACATGGAGGAGGACGCCGGCAAGAACACCCACGTCGGCGGCGCCACCGGCCGCATCCACGGTGCGACCCACTCCCAGGTCGACTACAACCGCGCCGGCGTGCCTCTGGTCGAGATCGTCACCCGCCCGATCCCCGACACCAAGGGGCGCGCCCCCGAGGTCGCCGCCGCCTACGTGCGGACCCTGCGCGACATCTTCCGGGCCCTCGACGTCTCCGAGGCCCGGATGGAGCGCGGCAACGTCCGCGCCGACGTGAACGTCTCGCTGCGCAAGGACGCCTCGGCGCCGCTCGGCACCCGCACCGAGACCAAGAACGTCAACTCCTTCCGCTCCATCGAGCGCACCGTCCGCTTCGAGATCTCCCGCCAGGCCGGGATCCTCGACGCCGGCGGCGCGATCGTCCAGGAGACCCGCCACTTCCACGAGGACAGCGGCGAGACCTCGTCCGGCCGCGTGAAGTCCGACGCCGAGGACTACCGCTACTTCCCCGAGCCCGACCTCGTCCCGGTCGCCCCGTCCCGCGAGTGGGTCGAGCAGATCCGCGAGGGCCTGCCCGAGCTTCCCGCCGCCCGCCGGCGCCGCCTGCTGGGGGAGTGGGGCTTCACCGACCTCGAGATGCGCGACGTCATCAACGCCGGCGCCCTCGACCTCGTCGAGGCCACCGTCGCCGCCGGCGCGAGCGCCCAGAGCGCCCGCAAGTGGTGGATGGGCGAGCTCGCCCGCACCGCCCGCGAGCAGGACGCCGAGCTCGACGCCCTCTCGATCACCCCCGCTCAGGTCGCCGAGCTGCAGAAGCTCGTCGACGAGGGGAAGATCAACGACAAGATCGCCAAGAAGGTCCTCACCAAGGTCCTCGACGGCGCCGGGGACCCGGCCGCGATCGTCGAGTCCGAGGGCCTCGCCGTCGTCTCCGACGACTCGGTGCTCACCTCCGCGGTGGACCAGGCGATCGCCGACAACCCGGACGTGGTCGCCAAGATCCAGGGCGGCAAGGTCCAGGCCATCGGCGCGCTCATCGGCCCGATCATGAAGTCCACCCGCGGCCAGGCCGACGCCGGCCGCGTCCGCGAGATCATCATGGAGAAGCTCGGCCTGAGCTGAGCGCGGCTCTCCTCTCGTGCGGCAGGGGCCGCCCCGGAACATCCGGGGCGGCCCCTGCGTGCTCGGCAGGCTCAGCGCGAGGTGCGCGCCGCGGCGACGACCACGTCCGTGCCCTCCGGGGAGATGAGCACGGTGTACGTGGCGGAAGGATCCTCGGGGTTCGAGCCGTCGAGGTAGCGCGCGCCCTTGTGCACCTCGTCGGGAGCGAAGCGCTGGGAGATCGTCGCCCCGTCCTGGCTCACGGGCAGCCCTTCGCCACCGCCGAAGGAGTTCGCGACCCAGCTGCTGACCTCGTCGGCCGAGGCGGAGAAGGAGACGCGCACGCTCCACTCGTCCAGCTCGGAGACGACGATGCCGTCGGCGACCTCGAGCTGCGCGTCGGGCGCGGGAACACCGACGGCGGCCAGCGCCTCCTCGGCGGTGGGGGAGTCGTTCATCGTGGGGTCCTCCTCGGTGGTGCGGGTGACGGTGCATCCGGTGCCGACGAGCAGGAGCCCCGTCCCGCCGATGACCGCGGCGCGGAGGAGCGCCCTGCGTCGAGGCGTGATCGTCTCGGTCATGGTCCGCTCGTCCGCCTCTCGGAGGTGCCGTGGAGCTGGTACTCCCGTGCCAGACCCGCTCGGTGGAGCTCGGCCAGCTGCTCGTCGGTGATCGTCGGGTCGAAGGGACCGGGCAGGTCGATCTTCGTGGCCTTGCTGCCGTCCCAGTTGTACTGGTCACGATAGTTCAGCGTGGTCTCCATCTCGTACCGCCATTCGGGATGGGTCGCATCAGGCGGGTACACCGTGACCTGTCCGTTCATGGAGTAGTTCCCGGACCCAGTGGCGTAGTACCAGTTGTCGCTCGAGGCCGTGACGCCGGGCCAGCCGGTCTGCACGGGAAAGGTCACCGGGCCCTGGGCGCCCGACTCCCGAGCCCGGTCGAGGGCGAGCTGACCGATGCCGCGCTCGCGCTCCGCGATCTGTGAGCGGATGCCCGGTTCGTCCTCGAGATAGGCCGCGAGGTCCATCTCCCTGTCCGTCCCTGAGTTCCCGAGGAAGTGCAGCAGGTTCTCCGCGGCGTCCGGCCACATCGCCGACATGAGGGACGCCATCAGGGTGGCCGCTTCATGGGCGGCCAGATCGCCGAGCCCCGGCTCCTCGCTGCCCCAGTCACCGGCGCCCGGGTCCACCGGGTGCCACTCGGGCATCCGCGGATCAGGGACGGACGTGCCGGGAACCGGATCGCCGAGCCCGTCGGGCAGTCCGCTGCCCAAAGGGCCCTGCGAAGGTCCGGGGTCGCTGTCACCACCGCGACGACCGTGCTCACGACCGCCCTCACGCCCGGCCCTCGGCAGCGTCTCCGGCCGGAAGCCGGGGCCGGGCGGCATGAGAAGGACGGCACCGTCGATGTCACCGGGATCGGACGCCCGGTCCTGCTCCTCCGCGTGCCCGTCGGCGTCGTCCCCGAGACCGGCGAGGGCCTGCTCGATGGCGTCCAGCTCCGGGAGGACCGACGAGAGGATTCGCTCGCGGAAGGCCTCCGCGTCCTCGCCTCGCCAGAACCCCTCGCTTCGTGCTCCGAGCGAGACCGTGGCCCGGACCTCTCCGAGCGCGATCCGACCGGTGCGCACCGCCTGTGCGAAGGCGCGCAGTGCCTCCGTGTCACCGCCCATGAAGACGTCCGCCATGTCCCACCCCTTCAGTCGTCCTGGGGTGAGGGTGGCAGGATCAGTCGGTCCCGTCCATGGGGAGAAGTCCCCGCTGCCCGCCCCGGATCGCCGTTCACGTCCCGGATGCTGACACCGCCATCCCACATAGCGGCGTACAGTGAGGCCATGCCTCAGCTCCGTTCCCGCACCTCCACCCACGGCCGCAACATGGCAGGCGCGCGCGCCCTCTGGCGCGCCACCGGCATGGAGAAGTCCGACTTCGGCAAGCCGATCATCGCGATCGCGAACTCGTACACCCAGTTCGTGCCCGGCCATGTCCACCTCAAGAACCTCGGCGACCTCGTCGCGGGGGCCATCAAGGAGGCCGGCGGCGTCGCCAAGGAGTTCAACACCATCGCGGTGGACGACGGCATCGCCATGGGCCACGGCGGCATGCTCTACTCCCTGCCCTCGCGCGACGTCATCGCCGACAGCGTCGAGTACATGGTCAACGCCCACTGCGCCGACGCGATCGTGTGCATCTCCAACTGCGACAAGATCACCCCCGGCATGCTCATGGCCGCCATGCGCCTGAACATCCCGGTCATCTTCGTCTCCGGCGGTCCGATGGAGTCCGGCAACCCCGTCGAGGGCGTCACCGAGAACCGTCTGGACCTCGTGGACGCGATCGCCATGAGCGCCGACGACTCGATCACCGACGTGCAGCTCGCCGAGATCGAGGAGAACGCCTGCCCCACCTGCGGCTCCTGCTCGGGCATGTTCACCGCGAACTCCATGAACTGCCTCACCGAGGCGCTCGGGCTCTCCCTGCCCGGCAACGGCACGACGCTCGCCACCCACGCCTTTCGCAAGGAGCTCTTCCTCCAGGCCGGGCGCACCATCGTGGAGCTGTGCCGTCGCTGGTACGAGGAGGACGACGCCTCCGTGCTGCCCCGCAACATCGCCACCAAGGCCGCGTTCACCAACGCCATGAGCCTGGACGTCGCCATGGGCGGCTCCACCAACACGGTGCTGCACATCCTCGCCGCCGCGATCGAGGGCGAGATCGACTTCGGCCTGGACGACATCGACCGCCTCTCCCGCTCGGTGCCATGCCTGTCCAAGGTGGCGCCCAACGGCACCGCCCACATCGAGGACGTCCACCGCGCCGGAGGCATCCCCGCCATCCTCGGCGAGCTGGACCGCGCGGGCCTGCTGGACCACACCGTCCACTCGGTGCACTCCCCGGACCTCACCACCTGGCTGGACGCCTGGGACATCCGCAGCGGCAAGACCTCCAAGGAGGCCGACGCGCTGTTCCACGCCGCCCCCGGTCGCGTGCGCACCACCCAGGCCTTCTCCTCCACGAAAATGTGGAAGGAGCTGGACACCGATGACGAGAACGGCGTGATCCGCTCCGTCCCGCACGCCTTCACCAAGGACGGCGGCCTCTGCGTCCTCAAGGGCAACCTCGCCACCGACGGCGCCGTCATCAAGACCGCCGGCATCACCGAGGACCTCTTCAACTTCGAGGGCACCGCGGTGGTCTGCGACTCCCAGGAGGAGGCGGTCCAGAAGATCCTGGACAAGA
This genomic interval from Brachybacterium aquaticum contains the following:
- a CDS encoding NAD-dependent DNA ligase LigA, producing the protein MTPTAQDPQHPRPEVESPSADSPSAKAPSSDSTAQQRIAELIAQIEQAREDYYGHDAPTMADAEYDALEQELRTLEAEHPQLAREDSPTRTVGNAGVATGLAPVQHAERMQSLDNVFSLEELREWCAHASAELGGSVRWLTELKIDGLAINLRYEHGELVTAATRGDGRTGEDVTENALRIEGIPQRLAGEGHPALVEVRGEVFMPTAAFERLNDFQVELRERAVAEARTRFESRQATAQRAFDEEREQLAATRRFPTLANPRNTAAGGLRQQLDKKDGLEREAGEARLGGLRLTVHGLGAWCDPPVGSQSEVYELLASWGLPTSRYMQVSESIDEVIAYVEHYGEHRHDVEHEIDGIVIKVDAFSQQRALGSTSRAPRWATAFKYPPEEVTTKLLDIQVQVGRTGRVTPFGVMEPVTVAGSTVEKATLHNQFDVERKGVLIGDTIILRKAGDVIPEILGPVESLRDGTERPFVMPTECPSCGTEIRPEKEGDKDWRCPNQRDCPAQVTGRVEHAGSRGAFDIESLGEESAIALTDPDKRRGEALAALAEGHAIHLPIRGVEDVELERFVVLRNGEVSQGNDGVPLLRLTSADDPLLPALQTPVITTGEDLFDLTAEKVREVFVWQPERRDGVPTGDWRIQPAFWSRPQFRHYKRGDEWREVKQPGVLKTTELLLSELEKAKGQPLWRVLVALSIRHVGPTAARSLATAYGTMDAIREASVEQLAETDGVGQIIAEAVVEWFSVDWHRALVDGWAASGVRMADEVEEGFVKTLEGLTIVVTGGLEGFTRDGAKEAIISRGGKASGSVSKKTSFVVVGENAGSKETKARDLGLTILDEAGFVQLLEHGPEAVTPDEDAAAVDGADSDADAADAD
- a CDS encoding DEAD/DEAH box helicase — translated: MSIPPAAPTDSTALREEAREALRALTGRADADFHPGQFEAIQALVAERRRVLVVQRTGWGKSAVYFLSALLQRRRGAGPALIISPLIALMRDQVAAAQRAGVRAAAISSANPTEWRDIEEQLAADSVDVLLVSPERLVNPRFREEQLPRLVDRCGLLVIDEAHCISDWGHDFRPDYRRLRDLVGELGADVPVLATTATANSRVVADVAEQLGTGGAGGEVLTLRGPLTRESLRLGSLSLADDRQRLDYLVRHLDSFEGSGIIYALTVSAAEDLAALLDRPGRRVRAYTGRTDPEERAELEQALKDNEVKALAATSALGMGFDKPDLGFVIHLGAPSSPVAYYQQVGRAGRATDRADVLLLPGKEDRAIWEYFATASMPTQESASQVLAALAEAGGPLSTPALEARVDVRRSALELLLKVLAVDGAVQSVKGGWVSTGAPWHYDAARYENVARARRDEQQAMLAYERLAGGPEQCRMVFLAEQLDDTTAEPCGRCDVCAGAWYPSPDAAGASAGAGEGPEDSRVAALLERVGVPVEPRASWPSGLDRLLGAGAPKGRIPEGERAAEGRVIARMSDLGWAVPLRELLRTDEDGRPVDAVVPERIGGRIVEVLKDWDWAQRPAAVVRIPSTTRPQLVGSLASGIAAIGRLEDLGALDLAPGAQPLRGGGNSAFRVADLWERFAVGPELQARLDALDGAPVLLVDDAIDTRWTMAVAARLLRRAGSGPVLPLALAQQA
- a CDS encoding GNAT family N-acetyltransferase, yielding MARRPRRSTSPSRAASRAAQPLTGTALVETLLGGWRALSRLDVDGFAILRSRGVTRRGNSVVPIEPPTDPAALAAALDRIDALVGAAGEQPTYRLFDVEGLDPGPVAAALEARGAAAGEPTLVLQRPLDGLRTAPDARASIAVGAPPADWLEASWRLAPRPEEGARETLRDLMAGTPALYLSFGEDSPSADGPPGTPDPGARAVGRAALVPHRRRTIAVLDQIAVDPARRREGLGRAVVDSLLALAAVQGADLALLEVDGGNTAARGLYRAAGFAPVGEYRYVAGV
- the gatC gene encoding Asp-tRNA(Asn)/Glu-tRNA(Gln) amidotransferase subunit GatC; this translates as MPSIGRDDVARLADLARIQLSEEEITRFAGEFDSIMDAVASVSEVATEDVPATSHPIAMTNVFREDEVTETLTQAEALSGAPEAEDGRFAVPQILGEE
- the gatA gene encoding Asp-tRNA(Asn)/Glu-tRNA(Gln) amidotransferase subunit GatA yields the protein MSTPTTSADITRRSAAAQAAALRAGEVTSEDLTRAHLDRIAAVDGDLNAFLHVSEEEALTTARDVDTRRAAGEELHPLAGMPIAVKDVVVTKGQPTTAGSRILEGWVPPYDATLVEKIRAAGLPILGKTNMDEFAMGSSTETSAYGPTRNPWDRDRIPGGSGGGSAAAVGSYEAPLAIGTDTGGSIRQPGAVTGTVGVKPTYGSISRYGLIAMASSLDQAGPVTRTVEDSALLHELIAGHDLRDSTSLPDPVGPYAEAARRQDVKGMRVGVIEELEGEGFAPEVRARFTESLEKLEQAGAEIVRVSCPNFRYALGAYYLIMPSEASSNLAKFDGMRYGLRVVPEDHPTAENVMKATRGAGFGDEVKRRILLGTYALSAGYYDAYYGSAQKVRTLVQRDFAAAFEKVDVLASPTSPTVAFRLGEKLDDPMAMYLNDIATIPANLAGTPGISLPSGLAEDGLPAGIQFLAPARADERLYQVGGALEALLEDAWGGPLLAQAPELAVTAGGATR
- the gatB gene encoding Asp-tRNA(Asn)/Glu-tRNA(Gln) amidotransferase subunit GatB, which codes for MSTAQTADLVDFDDAIDRYDPVLGIEVHVELGTATKMFDGAPNIFAAEPNTAVTPTSLGLPGSLPVVNRQAVEYAIRIGLALNCSIAETCRFARKQYFYPDLTKNFQTSQYDEPIAFDGWVDVELEDGEIVRVEIERAHMEEDAGKNTHVGGATGRIHGATHSQVDYNRAGVPLVEIVTRPIPDTKGRAPEVAAAYVRTLRDIFRALDVSEARMERGNVRADVNVSLRKDASAPLGTRTETKNVNSFRSIERTVRFEISRQAGILDAGGAIVQETRHFHEDSGETSSGRVKSDAEDYRYFPEPDLVPVAPSREWVEQIREGLPELPAARRRRLLGEWGFTDLEMRDVINAGALDLVEATVAAGASAQSARKWWMGELARTAREQDAELDALSITPAQVAELQKLVDEGKINDKIAKKVLTKVLDGAGDPAAIVESEGLAVVSDDSVLTSAVDQAIADNPDVVAKIQGGKVQAIGALIGPIMKSTRGQADAGRVREIIMEKLGLS